A genomic stretch from Rubripirellula reticaptiva includes:
- a CDS encoding DUF2513 domain-containing protein — MKRDMNLIRRIVLAVRSHEGRPGAGEVQSLISDSENDVFGYHIALLVQSEMMSGVDTGPRKDRFGVTNLALTWAGQNFADNILNDEVWASCQKSLDDAKLESASFEVWSRIAIARITDRLGSS, encoded by the coding sequence ATGAAACGCGATATGAATTTGATTCGGAGAATTGTGCTTGCGGTTCGCAGTCACGAGGGTCGACCAGGGGCTGGCGAAGTGCAATCGCTGATCTCCGATTCCGAAAACGATGTTTTCGGCTATCACATTGCGTTGTTGGTTCAAAGTGAAATGATGTCCGGCGTTGACACTGGACCTCGAAAAGACCGCTTTGGCGTGACCAACTTGGCTTTAACGTGGGCAGGACAGAATTTCGCTGACAACATTTTGAACGATGAAGTCTGGGCGAGCTGTCAAAAAAGCCTGGATGATGCGAAACTAGAATCAGCGTCATTTGAGGTCTGGTCACGAATTGCGATTGCGAGGATCACTGATCGATTGGGCAGCTCCTGA
- a CDS encoding DUF4149 domain-containing protein — MTWVLRVLLLLSYSLYWGGLTFYTGFVVRISHDVLNDPMDGGLITQRVTSVLNVLGAVTVVLMACNCVVVMRQSPKYGYALAGCATVLGGVLIGLFVVHGHLDAIINIETMEITNRDAFVTGHRRYNQLTTIEWLCCLAYLPITVVAWRRIDSKKDSVVADGNS, encoded by the coding sequence ATGACTTGGGTTTTGCGAGTTCTGCTATTGCTTTCTTACTCTCTGTACTGGGGCGGACTCACCTTTTACACCGGTTTCGTCGTTCGGATATCGCACGATGTTCTAAACGACCCAATGGATGGCGGACTGATTACTCAGCGAGTGACGTCAGTGCTGAACGTCTTAGGCGCGGTGACGGTCGTTTTGATGGCGTGCAATTGCGTCGTTGTGATGCGTCAATCCCCAAAGTACGGATACGCGCTCGCCGGATGCGCCACAGTGCTTGGGGGCGTGCTGATTGGGTTGTTCGTGGTGCATGGACATCTGGACGCGATCATCAACATTGAAACCATGGAGATTACCAACCGCGACGCATTCGTGACGGGGCATCGCCGATACAACCAACTAACCACGATCGAGTGGCTCTGTTGCCTTGCCTATCTTCCAATCACGGTCGTTGCCTGGCGTCGCATCGACTCGAAAAAAGATTCTGTAGTCGCAGACGGTAACTCTTAG
- a CDS encoding PGAP1-like alpha/beta domain-containing protein, which produces MRFFWAALFAAMPSTNVSVRRHFGILLFGLMCVFTNATNPTVGCAQPPTTIGDAGWLEMVVPSQNGRVRWSDVSEAMAESIRLDKESVRSMFPDGEINLADDSVMLMLLGANLVLGQRGSIAMTSDADGNRSIKLRVKIPESDSATKLGALGTQRLANVTINIDEDWALRTANKPLAICLHGLKSNPEIFGALRNELRQAGYATATVSYDDRRSIVESANLISNKCETLFRNARVKPRLALIGHSMGGLVAREWTENPALPNQRITTLITVASPHLGSNWATMPPLINLLADGTLEGRDLVNLLLHLPSSPGVRDLEPGSKMLETMNGRPRQNNVRYTAIVGTHCPINAEESRELRSAIRQLDQAESFTRLIRPRILPLLNDCDELIEGKGDGVVAVSSGMIPGVADTVLVPLAHSEMIARLPAGKPNPVWQLILDRLGAVD; this is translated from the coding sequence ATGCGATTCTTTTGGGCTGCACTCTTCGCAGCGATGCCTTCGACGAACGTTTCAGTTCGCCGACATTTTGGGATCCTGTTGTTCGGATTGATGTGCGTCTTCACCAACGCGACCAATCCAACGGTTGGGTGTGCGCAACCGCCGACCACGATCGGTGACGCCGGATGGCTGGAAATGGTCGTACCGTCGCAGAATGGACGAGTTCGGTGGAGCGATGTTTCGGAGGCGATGGCCGAGTCGATTCGGTTGGACAAGGAATCGGTACGTTCAATGTTTCCCGACGGTGAGATCAACCTTGCCGACGACAGTGTGATGTTGATGTTGCTGGGTGCGAACTTAGTGCTGGGCCAGCGTGGCTCGATTGCGATGACGAGCGATGCCGATGGCAATCGATCGATCAAGCTTCGCGTCAAGATTCCCGAGAGTGATTCAGCGACCAAACTGGGAGCGCTTGGAACTCAGCGACTTGCCAATGTCACGATTAACATCGACGAGGACTGGGCATTGCGAACGGCGAACAAACCACTGGCAATCTGCTTGCACGGTTTAAAAAGCAATCCCGAAATTTTTGGTGCCCTGCGAAATGAACTGCGTCAAGCGGGTTACGCAACAGCTACTGTTTCTTATGACGACCGGCGGTCGATCGTTGAATCAGCCAATTTGATTTCGAACAAATGCGAGACGCTTTTTAGAAACGCCAGAGTAAAACCGAGACTTGCCTTGATCGGGCATTCGATGGGTGGCTTGGTTGCTCGTGAATGGACTGAAAATCCTGCGTTACCCAATCAACGGATCACAACACTGATCACGGTGGCATCACCACACTTGGGATCGAACTGGGCGACAATGCCGCCACTGATCAATTTGTTGGCAGACGGAACGTTGGAAGGCCGGGACTTGGTCAATCTGTTGCTTCATCTGCCATCAAGTCCAGGCGTCCGGGACTTAGAACCCGGGTCGAAGATGCTAGAAACCATGAACGGGCGGCCTCGGCAAAATAATGTTCGCTACACCGCGATCGTTGGCACCCATTGCCCTATCAACGCCGAAGAATCACGAGAACTGCGGTCGGCAATCCGGCAACTTGACCAAGCGGAAAGTTTTACGCGGCTGATCCGACCGCGAATCTTGCCTCTTTTGAACGACTGTGACGAGTTGATCGAAGGAAAGGGCGATGGAGTGGTCGCTGTATCGAGCGGCATGATTCCTGGCGTTGCCGACACGGTCCTGGTTCCGCTGGCGCATAGCGAAATGATCGCTCGTTTGCCCGCCGGCAAACCAAATCCCGTTTGGCAATTGATCCTCGACCGACTTGGCGCAGTCGATTAG
- the dprA gene encoding DNA-processing protein DprA yields the protein MTNARGIGPMEHSTATDKSHAAFDKSAISQLTADSLRLAMLPGIGPRTMSLLLEAFGDPAAVLAASDDQLASIHGVGQKLIQSIRSANQLVDVESIARWCHRNHVDIICQDSESQTSVVGTTTAYPRSLADLPDAPPILFVQGDLVADDELAVAIVGTRHATTYGLKQAEHLAYSLARAGVTVISGLARGIDAAAHEGALAGGGRTIAVLGSGHDHIYPREHEGLAKAVAADGAVISECPPYAKPRAGMFPQRNRIIAGLSLATLVIEAPDRSGALITARIAMEQNREVLAVPGPITSRVSRGCNQLIRDGAKLIQNVDDILEELGPMRAPVQTSDGHEVRNAAELQLNELERAVLNAIETESTPIDQVIQRSQLPTHSVIAVISVLEMRRLIRRLSGQYVSRI from the coding sequence ATGACGAACGCTCGAGGGATCGGCCCGATGGAACATTCGACAGCCACTGACAAGTCGCATGCTGCATTTGATAAGTCAGCGATTTCACAGCTCACGGCCGATTCGCTTCGGTTGGCGATGTTGCCAGGAATAGGGCCTCGGACGATGTCTCTGTTGCTAGAGGCGTTTGGCGATCCTGCAGCCGTGCTGGCGGCTTCCGACGATCAACTGGCTTCGATTCATGGTGTTGGACAAAAACTGATCCAATCAATTCGATCTGCCAACCAACTGGTTGATGTGGAATCGATCGCAAGATGGTGCCACCGCAATCACGTCGACATCATTTGCCAAGACTCGGAATCCCAAACGTCAGTTGTCGGAACCACCACCGCCTATCCACGATCCCTGGCGGATCTGCCCGACGCGCCGCCGATTCTGTTTGTTCAGGGCGATCTAGTTGCCGATGATGAACTCGCCGTCGCAATCGTGGGCACACGGCACGCAACCACTTATGGATTGAAACAAGCCGAGCACTTGGCCTACTCGCTCGCTCGTGCAGGTGTGACGGTCATCAGCGGCCTGGCACGCGGGATCGACGCCGCGGCTCACGAAGGCGCCCTCGCTGGCGGCGGCCGAACGATTGCGGTTTTGGGTAGTGGTCACGATCATATCTATCCACGAGAACACGAAGGTCTTGCCAAAGCGGTGGCAGCCGACGGAGCCGTGATCAGCGAGTGTCCGCCGTACGCGAAACCTCGCGCCGGTATGTTCCCTCAGCGAAACCGAATCATTGCCGGACTGTCGCTCGCGACGCTTGTCATCGAAGCCCCCGATCGCTCGGGCGCCTTGATCACCGCCCGGATCGCCATGGAACAAAACCGCGAGGTCTTGGCGGTCCCTGGCCCGATCACCAGCCGCGTCTCTCGCGGGTGCAACCAATTGATTCGCGACGGCGCCAAATTGATCCAGAATGTCGACGACATTCTAGAAGAACTTGGCCCAATGCGTGCTCCAGTACAAACATCCGATGGACACGAAGTCCGTAACGCAGCAGAACTGCAACTCAACGAACTGGAACGTGCGGTCTTGAATGCGATCGAAACCGAAAGCACTCCGATCGACCAAGTCATCCAGCGCAGCCAGCTACCGACGCACAGCGTCATTGCTGTGATCAGTGTGTTGGAGATGCGCCGTTTGATTCGCCGGCTCAGTGGCCAATACGTATCGCGGATCTAA
- the scpA gene encoding methylmalonyl-CoA mutase, which translates to MMTRKTNHSIRSVRPIRRFSLRSAAANETQIGEATGHSRSDGILIKPVYTRNDLKHVDHLGSLPGEEPYVRGPYATMYSERPWTIRQYAGLATAVDSNAFYRKLLATGAQGISVAFDLPTQRGYDSDHALALGDVGKAGVAIDCVEDMVALFHGIPLDEVSVSMTINGAVLPVLAAFVVAAERQGVSPAQLKGTIQNDILKEFLIRNTYIYPPSPSMRIVRDVMQYCHIEAPSVNSISVSGYHMHEAGAGAALELAYTLANGREYLRNAIAAGLDVDQCALRMSFFFGIGIDFYTEIAKLRASRIIWNRIVNEFGPKNPKSKILRMHCQTSGWSLTQQDPMNNIVRTSIEAMAGVFGGTQSMHTNSFDEATCLPSDTAARIARNTQLILQEETGITQVVDPWGGSYFMESLTQQLVDRANGLMDEVESFGGMAKAIELGLPKLRIEEAAAAEQARVDRGERVIVGVNKHTTPDSTVAETVVVDGESVEQQQQARLRELRSRRDQQAVEHSLAAITDAARSSDVNLVPLAIQAMRNGATVGEVSMALEMVWGRHQDESILVSGVYQSKRREDDQWRALSQRVVSFTDSYERPPRILICKLGQDGHDRGQRVVASALADLGFEVVLAPLFTTPDDVARLVDQSGVDVVGISTLAAGHQTLLPQLMHQLSKAGIKIPVVVGGVIPDAERESLEQLGVGQIYGPATPIDVIASDLITLAEQHRTQG; encoded by the coding sequence ATGATGACTCGCAAAACCAACCATTCCATACGTTCGGTTCGTCCTATTCGACGATTTTCGTTGCGGTCTGCAGCGGCCAACGAAACGCAAATTGGCGAAGCCACGGGACACAGTCGTTCCGACGGAATCTTGATCAAGCCGGTCTATACCCGCAACGATTTGAAGCACGTCGATCATCTCGGTTCGTTGCCTGGCGAAGAGCCATACGTTCGTGGTCCCTATGCGACGATGTATTCCGAACGACCTTGGACGATTCGCCAGTACGCGGGACTGGCAACCGCGGTCGATTCGAATGCGTTCTATCGAAAGTTGCTTGCAACTGGCGCCCAGGGGATCTCGGTCGCCTTCGACTTGCCGACTCAGCGAGGCTATGACAGTGATCATGCTTTGGCGCTCGGCGATGTCGGAAAGGCGGGCGTCGCGATCGACTGTGTGGAAGACATGGTCGCACTCTTTCACGGAATTCCGCTGGACGAAGTTTCGGTGTCGATGACGATCAATGGTGCCGTGCTGCCGGTCCTCGCCGCCTTTGTCGTGGCCGCGGAACGTCAAGGCGTTAGCCCCGCACAACTGAAGGGAACGATTCAGAATGACATTTTGAAAGAGTTCTTGATTCGCAACACGTACATCTATCCGCCCTCGCCGTCGATGCGGATCGTCCGAGACGTAATGCAATACTGCCACATCGAAGCCCCTTCGGTCAATTCGATTTCGGTGTCCGGCTATCACATGCACGAAGCCGGCGCAGGGGCCGCTTTGGAACTGGCGTATACACTGGCCAATGGCCGCGAGTACCTGAGAAACGCGATCGCCGCAGGGCTGGACGTCGATCAATGCGCGCTGCGTATGTCGTTCTTTTTCGGCATCGGTATCGATTTCTATACCGAGATCGCAAAGCTGCGAGCCTCGCGAATCATTTGGAACCGCATCGTCAACGAGTTCGGTCCCAAGAATCCGAAGTCGAAGATCTTGCGGATGCACTGTCAAACATCAGGCTGGTCTTTGACGCAGCAGGACCCGATGAACAACATCGTCCGCACATCGATCGAAGCGATGGCCGGCGTTTTTGGAGGAACCCAGTCGATGCACACCAATTCGTTTGACGAAGCCACCTGCTTGCCCTCCGACACCGCCGCACGAATCGCACGCAACACCCAGTTGATTCTGCAAGAGGAAACCGGCATCACTCAGGTGGTCGATCCTTGGGGTGGATCGTACTTCATGGAAAGCCTGACTCAGCAGTTGGTTGACCGAGCCAATGGACTGATGGATGAAGTGGAAAGCTTTGGTGGGATGGCGAAAGCGATCGAGTTGGGGTTGCCGAAACTTCGAATTGAAGAGGCGGCTGCGGCTGAGCAAGCACGAGTCGATCGTGGTGAACGTGTCATCGTTGGTGTCAACAAACACACCACACCGGATTCCACCGTCGCCGAAACTGTCGTCGTTGACGGTGAATCGGTTGAGCAACAGCAGCAAGCCAGACTGCGAGAACTTCGCAGTCGACGTGATCAACAAGCCGTTGAACATTCGCTGGCGGCGATCACTGATGCCGCGCGGTCGAGTGACGTCAACTTGGTTCCGTTAGCAATTCAAGCGATGCGAAACGGTGCAACGGTCGGCGAAGTTTCGATGGCTTTGGAAATGGTTTGGGGACGGCATCAAGACGAATCGATTCTGGTTTCCGGCGTCTATCAGTCGAAACGCCGTGAAGATGACCAGTGGAGAGCATTGTCGCAGCGAGTCGTGTCGTTTACTGATTCGTACGAGCGACCGCCAAGAATCTTGATTTGTAAACTGGGTCAGGATGGACACGATCGTGGTCAGCGAGTTGTGGCATCGGCACTGGCGGATTTGGGGTTCGAAGTGGTGCTGGCGCCGTTGTTCACCACGCCCGACGACGTTGCCCGATTGGTTGACCAAAGCGGTGTCGATGTTGTCGGCATTTCAACGTTAGCGGCAGGCCATCAAACGCTATTGCCCCAATTGATGCACCAGCTTTCCAAAGCGGGAATCAAGATCCCCGTCGTGGTTGGCGGGGTCATCCCCGATGCCGAACGAGAATCGCTAGAACAATTGGGTGTTGGGCAAATCTACGGTCCGGCAACACCGATCGACGTGATCGCAAGTGATTTGATCACGCTTGCGGAACAACATCGGACGCAAGGTTAG
- the mce gene encoding methylmalonyl-CoA epimerase, protein MIVALDHIAIAVPSLDKAIERFVRDLGLSCESTDEVADQSVALAMFPLPSTKIELLQATADESAIGKFVRKRGGGIHHLCFLSDDLDNDIARLRSRGYQFLSDHPFIGAGGHRVIFIHPDSFDGVLIELASLGD, encoded by the coding sequence ATGATTGTTGCACTGGATCACATTGCGATCGCGGTTCCATCGCTCGATAAAGCGATTGAGCGTTTCGTACGTGACTTGGGACTGAGTTGCGAAAGCACAGACGAAGTGGCTGATCAGTCCGTCGCGCTGGCGATGTTTCCGTTGCCTTCGACAAAAATTGAGTTACTGCAAGCGACCGCGGATGAATCTGCGATCGGAAAATTTGTTCGCAAACGTGGTGGCGGCATTCATCACCTTTGTTTTCTATCCGATGACTTGGACAACGATATCGCTCGGTTAAGGAGCCGTGGGTACCAGTTCCTAAGCGACCATCCCTTCATCGGTGCGGGCGGACATCGCGTCATTTTTATCCATCCCGATTCCTTCGACGGTGTACTGATCGAACTGGCAAGTCTTGGTGATTGA